The following are encoded in a window of Nitrospirota bacterium genomic DNA:
- the spoVG gene encoding septation regulator SpoVG, giving the protein MEVTEVKVFPVNEERLKAYVTVTFDDAFIVRDVKVINGNTGLFVAMPSRKRKDGTFRDIAHPLNNEAREMIEGVILKEYEKELGRNVIQ; this is encoded by the coding sequence ATGGAAGTTACAGAGGTTAAAGTTTTCCCGGTTAATGAAGAAAGATTAAAGGCATATGTAACGGTTACATTTGATGATGCTTTTATTGTCAGGGATGTGAAGGTTATAAATGGGAATACAGGTTTATTTGTAGCTATGCCAAGCCGTAAGAGGAAAGATGGTACTTTCCGGGATATCGCCCATCCGCTGAATAATGAAGCAAGGGAGATGATCGAAGGGGTAATATTAAAGGAATATGAGAAAGAATTAGGCAGGAATGTAATTCAGTAA